One genomic window of Thalassoroseus pseudoceratinae includes the following:
- a CDS encoding DNA internalization-related competence protein ComEC/Rec2, whose protein sequence is MDSHSSPSSSLLSGRAPAMSVALALIAGILIDRIASPLITSWLLLGTAVVVVTIGLVRLRYWPVAGVGVLVGFGCVGGAIHHRDWSTQAANDLARFATEEPQLVRVEGVLATRPVIRPRETSPMPAAYPQVEETLTVLSCQTLHTVNGPETIAGRVQLRVSGHLTHGMVGDNVCVLGWLSVPTPPRNPGEFDYATYLRRQGIGAILRTGHPDAVQTLDTADGFGFRRFLNRVQSEAETFLIHRLGPEHGAVASALLIGQRTRLPKSLRDQFALTGMMHLLAISGLHVAIFAGFVWAGCRLMMLTPRTTGGIMLLAVWALAVVSGLRPPILRASVFLTIFILGQLSARPTRLLNMLGVTMTVLLLHDPLMLFDVGAQLSLLSVMGIFWSQTWPRSQTEPEFADESRLPTPWQDAIAAVRNFVIDSAQVMLGIWLLAAPLIASTFQIVSPIGLLLNLILVPLATPLLGFGYALLLFGPAWSWLGWILGFLFDWLLSLLLFIVENAAAWSAGHLAISSVPMWWLVGYYLGLAGCLWRWRNTSQTLRPIVFGGLGWLAFGLMATSFPSHAKELRCTFLAVGHGVAVLIETPDGGTMLYDAGAIDDPSRPARVVTTALATTNRPRLNGLIVSHADIDHFNGVPELLDDLPVAGVFVAQSLLDFQQSGVEVLCESASQHDIPIRLIGAGDTLQLDPDVTLTVLAPEPSVRHATDNANSVVLLVEYAGRSILLTGDLEAAGLVELTQFDRKVDVLMIPHHGSLQTDHATLGRWANAIAAIASSGQHGLADKLRPMYPASTQIFSTADHGAVTVTISESGSLTLTPTLPTHR, encoded by the coding sequence ATGGATTCTCATTCGTCGCCATCTTCGTCGTTGCTTTCCGGTCGCGCACCGGCGATGTCGGTGGCTCTCGCGTTAATCGCGGGAATCCTGATCGATCGCATCGCTTCACCACTGATAACATCTTGGCTACTTCTCGGAACGGCTGTGGTTGTCGTCACGATTGGCCTCGTCCGGTTGCGGTATTGGCCGGTGGCGGGCGTCGGTGTGCTGGTGGGATTCGGTTGCGTTGGCGGAGCGATCCACCACCGCGATTGGTCCACCCAAGCCGCGAACGATTTGGCTCGGTTCGCCACCGAGGAACCGCAATTGGTGCGGGTGGAAGGCGTGTTGGCGACGCGTCCGGTGATCCGCCCGCGTGAAACCAGCCCGATGCCGGCCGCATATCCGCAGGTCGAAGAAACGTTGACCGTCCTGAGTTGTCAAACGCTCCATACTGTCAACGGACCGGAAACGATTGCGGGACGAGTTCAACTGCGAGTTTCCGGGCACCTCACGCACGGCATGGTCGGTGACAACGTTTGTGTGCTGGGTTGGTTATCCGTGCCGACACCGCCACGCAATCCCGGTGAGTTCGACTATGCAACCTACCTGCGACGACAGGGCATCGGTGCCATCTTACGGACCGGTCATCCCGATGCCGTGCAGACGCTCGACACCGCCGATGGCTTCGGTTTCCGACGATTCTTGAATCGAGTTCAATCGGAGGCCGAGACATTTCTCATTCATCGACTCGGTCCGGAACACGGTGCGGTGGCGTCGGCGTTGTTGATCGGGCAGCGGACACGGTTGCCGAAATCACTGCGGGATCAATTTGCGCTTACCGGCATGATGCACTTGCTTGCCATCTCCGGATTACACGTGGCGATTTTCGCGGGATTTGTGTGGGCGGGGTGTCGGTTGATGATGCTCACACCGCGAACCACTGGTGGCATCATGCTGCTGGCCGTCTGGGCTTTGGCAGTCGTCTCCGGATTGCGACCGCCGATTTTGCGAGCGAGTGTTTTTCTCACCATCTTCATTTTGGGCCAACTCTCGGCCCGTCCGACGCGATTGCTGAACATGTTGGGAGTGACAATGACCGTCCTCTTGCTACACGATCCACTGATGCTGTTCGATGTCGGTGCTCAGCTGTCGTTGCTTTCGGTCATGGGGATTTTCTGGTCGCAAACTTGGCCACGATCGCAAACGGAACCGGAGTTCGCCGATGAAAGTCGGTTGCCGACACCTTGGCAAGACGCCATCGCTGCCGTTCGAAATTTCGTGATCGACAGTGCGCAAGTGATGCTCGGAATTTGGCTGTTGGCAGCCCCTCTGATTGCGTCCACGTTCCAGATTGTTTCTCCCATTGGGCTTCTGCTGAATCTGATTCTCGTTCCCCTCGCGACTCCGCTATTGGGGTTTGGATACGCGTTGTTGCTATTCGGACCGGCGTGGTCTTGGCTGGGATGGATTTTGGGATTCTTGTTCGATTGGTTGCTGTCGCTGTTGTTGTTCATCGTGGAGAACGCCGCTGCGTGGTCGGCGGGGCATCTCGCGATTTCATCGGTTCCGATGTGGTGGCTGGTTGGTTATTACCTGGGATTGGCCGGCTGTTTGTGGCGATGGCGAAACACGTCCCAAACCCTTCGGCCGATTGTGTTCGGTGGGCTGGGATGGTTGGCGTTTGGTTTGATGGCGACATCGTTTCCCTCGCACGCCAAGGAACTGCGGTGCACGTTTTTGGCAGTTGGGCATGGTGTAGCCGTGCTGATCGAAACGCCCGACGGCGGAACCATGCTCTACGATGCCGGTGCGATTGACGATCCATCGCGTCCGGCTCGTGTCGTGACCACGGCACTTGCAACCACTAACCGCCCCCGACTGAACGGACTGATCGTGTCTCATGCGGACATCGACCACTTCAACGGTGTGCCGGAACTGCTCGACGATCTGCCAGTCGCGGGTGTGTTCGTCGCACAAAGTTTGTTGGATTTTCAGCAATCCGGCGTGGAAGTTCTTTGTGAATCGGCCAGCCAACACGACATCCCGATCCGACTCATTGGAGCCGGTGACACGTTGCAGCTCGATCCCGATGTCACGCTGACGGTCTTGGCTCCTGAACCATCTGTTCGTCATGCGACGGACAATGCGAACAGTGTGGTTTTGCTCGTCGAGTATGCTGGTCGTTCGATTCTGCTCACCGGTGATTTGGAAGCAGCGGGACTGGTGGAACTCACGCAGTTCGATCGCAAAGTCGATGTGCTGATGATTCCCCACCACGGCAGTCTGCAGACCGATCATGCAACTCTCGGGCGATGGGCCAACGCGATCGCCGCCATCGCCAGCAGCGGCCAACATGGTCTGGCTGACAAACTTCGCCCAATGTATCCGGCTTCCACACAGATTTTTTCCACAGCCGATCACGGTGCTGTCACGGTGACAATTTCCGAATCCGGAAGCCTCACGTTGACTCCCACGTTACCAACGCATCGCTAG
- a CDS encoding DUF1549 domain-containing protein, protein MNRFRLPILPLLVLTGVIVAVSWAARSSVSRAIPTNLPREMSLGNAIAEVDRKFDEEWSKFDLEPSALADDLTVFRRLSLALHGTIPSLEEIRRFESDDKPDRLTRWTLNRLRDRRFADYFAERLARSFVGTEDGQFVLYRRDRFVNWLSQRLRENEPYNEIVKRLIATDGLWTGDPATNFLTAAFSNDEFDEEKLASRTVRAFLGQSMDCAQCHDHPFDKWTQPQFQGLASFYGHTQLQFDGVRDFGFVDGEPLEYMIEDRETLEQKTISPAVPFGEEWLPAKGSRRDRLAAWITHAENRRFERAIVNRVWGLLFGRPLVQPVDDMPDPSDEPDLLDILGRDFREHNYDLRRLILTITSSKPFRLASTHSETEARRFWTHEEHSAVFPVTRLRPEQVIGSMLQAASVKTIDQQSNLLVRTVRFFREQDFVRDFGDAEGDELAERAGTVSQTLLRMNGNLPHELTKATPLSSVGRIAHSAGTNEECLDVLFLVCLTRRPTEAERTAMLAQLEGQYGNNRARAVEDLAWALLNCEEFSWNH, encoded by the coding sequence ATGAATCGTTTTCGACTTCCCATATTACCACTTCTTGTCCTCACCGGCGTGATTGTCGCGGTGAGTTGGGCGGCCCGATCGTCGGTCAGCCGAGCAATTCCCACGAATCTGCCACGCGAGATGTCGCTAGGCAACGCCATCGCGGAAGTCGACCGAAAATTCGATGAGGAATGGTCGAAGTTCGATCTCGAACCGAGTGCGTTGGCCGATGACTTAACCGTCTTCCGGCGATTGTCGTTGGCCTTGCACGGTACGATTCCATCGTTGGAAGAAATCCGGCGTTTTGAGTCCGACGACAAACCCGACCGTCTCACCCGCTGGACTTTGAATCGCTTGCGGGACCGTCGGTTTGCCGACTACTTCGCGGAACGGTTGGCACGAAGTTTCGTCGGAACGGAAGACGGTCAGTTCGTGCTGTATCGACGCGATCGGTTCGTCAACTGGCTGAGTCAACGTTTGCGGGAAAACGAACCGTACAACGAAATTGTAAAACGATTGATCGCAACCGATGGCCTGTGGACCGGCGATCCGGCAACGAACTTTCTCACCGCTGCATTCAGCAATGACGAGTTCGACGAGGAAAAACTCGCCAGCCGCACCGTGCGGGCATTCCTCGGGCAATCCATGGACTGCGCCCAATGCCACGATCACCCCTTCGACAAATGGACGCAACCGCAATTTCAAGGATTGGCATCGTTCTACGGGCACACACAACTTCAGTTCGATGGCGTTCGTGATTTCGGTTTTGTCGACGGCGAGCCACTGGAGTACATGATCGAAGATCGCGAAACGCTGGAACAAAAAACGATCTCGCCTGCTGTCCCATTCGGTGAGGAATGGTTGCCTGCGAAGGGCAGTCGTCGCGATCGGTTAGCGGCTTGGATCACGCACGCTGAGAACCGGCGTTTCGAGCGAGCCATTGTCAATCGTGTGTGGGGACTGTTGTTCGGGCGACCACTCGTGCAACCCGTGGATGACATGCCGGACCCATCCGACGAGCCGGATTTGCTTGACATTCTCGGCCGAGATTTTCGGGAACACAACTACGATCTACGACGGCTGATTTTGACGATCACATCTTCAAAACCGTTCCGACTAGCGTCAACGCACTCGGAGACAGAAGCCCGTCGGTTTTGGACCCACGAAGAACACAGCGCGGTCTTTCCCGTCACTCGGTTGCGACCGGAACAGGTCATCGGATCGATGTTGCAAGCGGCCTCGGTGAAGACGATTGATCAGCAATCGAATCTGCTGGTGCGAACAGTTCGCTTCTTCCGCGAACAAGATTTTGTTCGTGACTTCGGCGATGCAGAGGGCGATGAACTCGCGGAGCGGGCGGGAACCGTCTCGCAAACTCTGTTGCGGATGAACGGCAATTTACCGCATGAACTCACAAAAGCAACGCCGTTGTCATCGGTTGGCCGAATCGCCCATTCCGCCGGCACGAACGAGGAGTGTTTGGACGTGCTGTTTCTCGTCTGCCTAACGCGTCGGCCCACGGAAGCGGAACGAACCGCGATGCTTGCTCAACTCGAAGGTCAATACGGTAACAATCGGGCTCGGGCCGTCGAAGACTTAGCGTGGGCCTTGCTCAACTGCGAAGAATTTTCCTGGAATCACTGA
- a CDS encoding ribonuclease H family protein, which produces MGIQIGMDEAGYGPNLGPLVVTATVWDSPGDPRACDLWECFAEVASNQFDGQRLHIGDSKEVYSPAKGMTELERSVFAVLGLAYGRFPKSLAELVEIIGGDWNDFTTNEPWYADDLPLPILVDPQALTEHVERWRACCESHGIHCRSIRSDVVLTARWNQLVETVNNKALAHSRNCLALLGETWSCDDGECLIVIDKHGGRNRYDELLAEILDGEMVMRQEEGRHLSRYRVGQTELQFRTKAEAAFPVAVASLVSKYLRETAMVLFNRFWLRHLPDLKPTKGYPQDAKRFRGEIAEMQAELGIDMNTLWRNR; this is translated from the coding sequence ATGGGCATTCAGATTGGCATGGACGAGGCCGGTTACGGTCCGAACTTGGGGCCGTTGGTGGTGACGGCAACGGTCTGGGATTCGCCAGGCGATCCGCGGGCGTGTGACTTGTGGGAGTGCTTTGCGGAAGTTGCCTCGAATCAGTTCGACGGACAACGGTTGCACATTGGCGACTCGAAAGAAGTCTATTCTCCTGCCAAGGGAATGACCGAACTGGAACGCTCGGTGTTTGCAGTGTTGGGGTTGGCGTACGGTCGGTTTCCCAAGTCGCTTGCCGAGTTGGTGGAAATCATCGGCGGCGACTGGAACGATTTCACCACCAATGAACCGTGGTACGCGGATGACTTGCCGTTGCCGATTCTGGTCGACCCGCAAGCGTTGACGGAACACGTCGAACGTTGGCGAGCATGCTGCGAAAGTCATGGCATTCATTGTCGGTCGATACGTAGCGATGTCGTATTGACGGCACGGTGGAATCAGTTGGTCGAAACCGTCAACAACAAGGCGTTGGCTCATTCGCGAAACTGCTTGGCATTGCTTGGCGAGACTTGGTCCTGTGACGACGGCGAGTGTCTCATCGTGATCGACAAACACGGCGGACGGAATCGGTACGATGAGCTGCTCGCGGAGATTCTCGATGGTGAGATGGTCATGCGACAGGAAGAAGGTCGGCATCTCAGCCGGTATCGTGTGGGGCAAACGGAACTGCAATTTCGTACCAAAGCGGAAGCCGCTTTCCCGGTTGCGGTGGCGTCGTTGGTGTCAAAGTATTTGCGAGAGACAGCGATGGTGTTGTTCAATCGCTTCTGGCTGCGACACCTGCCCGACTTGAAACCGACCAAGGGGTATCCGCAAGACGCCAAACGTTTTCGCGGCGAAATCGCGGAAATGCAGGCGGAACTTGGCATCGACATGAACACGCTGTGGCGAAACCGCTAG
- a CDS encoding DUF1501 domain-containing protein gives MTSFPDMIRRDALKLAAGLGLSFSLPAMDSRAANSRGAERPKSLILLWMAGGPSQLETWDPHPGTKIGGDTQAIATSQRGLQISSLYPRMAEQMRHLNVIRSLVSEEGDHERGTYLLKTGYRPDVKLTHPSMGAVLAHELPTSKLEIPDHISLGSSPAPGRGGYLGDQFDAFKVYDPGRSLPNLRARVRDERQQRRLAALDVLSQTFASRRPQVSSRTLHQHTTKQALTMMQSEQLSAFSIEDEPEAVRDAYGDSQFGRGCLVARRLVEQGVRAIEVNLDGFDSHANNHEIHESRASELDPAFAALVNDLVERDLLDSTLVLCIGEFGRTPKINPLAGRDHWPTGFSCVLGGGGLGSGVVIGATDPTGKKKDPTDPVSVADLFATVFQTLGLDPAEEFLTPIGRPMAISSGTPLERLQKA, from the coding sequence ATGACTTCCTTTCCTGACATGATACGTCGCGATGCGTTGAAACTGGCCGCCGGACTCGGGCTGAGTTTCTCACTGCCAGCCATGGATTCGCGGGCGGCGAACAGTCGCGGAGCGGAACGACCGAAATCGCTGATCCTCTTGTGGATGGCAGGCGGGCCGAGTCAGTTGGAAACGTGGGACCCGCATCCCGGCACGAAAATCGGCGGGGATACGCAAGCGATCGCGACATCTCAACGGGGGTTGCAGATCAGCAGTTTGTATCCGCGAATGGCCGAGCAAATGCGACATCTCAACGTGATTCGCTCGTTGGTTTCCGAGGAGGGCGATCACGAACGTGGCACGTACCTGCTCAAGACCGGCTATCGGCCAGATGTCAAACTGACGCATCCATCGATGGGGGCGGTGTTGGCTCACGAATTGCCCACGTCGAAGTTGGAAATCCCGGATCACATTTCGCTCGGCAGTAGTCCCGCTCCTGGTCGGGGTGGATACTTGGGTGATCAATTCGATGCGTTCAAGGTTTACGATCCCGGTCGAAGTTTGCCCAACTTGCGAGCACGAGTCCGGGATGAACGTCAGCAACGCCGCCTCGCTGCACTCGATGTGCTATCGCAAACGTTCGCATCGCGACGACCGCAGGTGAGTAGTCGCACGTTGCATCAGCACACCACGAAGCAAGCCCTCACGATGATGCAATCCGAGCAACTCAGTGCGTTCTCGATTGAAGATGAACCGGAAGCCGTTCGAGATGCCTACGGAGATTCGCAGTTCGGTCGCGGTTGTCTCGTTGCGCGGCGACTGGTCGAGCAGGGCGTGCGGGCGATCGAAGTCAACTTGGACGGTTTCGACAGTCATGCCAACAACCATGAAATTCACGAATCGCGAGCCAGCGAGTTGGACCCGGCGTTTGCGGCGTTGGTGAACGATCTCGTCGAACGTGACCTGCTCGATTCCACGCTTGTGCTGTGCATCGGTGAATTCGGACGCACGCCGAAAATCAATCCGCTCGCGGGTCGCGATCACTGGCCGACGGGGTTTTCGTGTGTGCTCGGTGGCGGCGGGCTTGGATCGGGTGTAGTCATCGGTGCGACCGACCCGACCGGGAAAAAGAAAGACCCGACCGATCCCGTCAGCGTGGCCGATCTCTTCGCCACCGTCTTTCAGACGCTCGGTCTTGATCCCGCGGAAGAATTCCTCACACCGATCGGCCGCCCCATGGCCATCAGTTCCGGCACCCCCTTGGAACGATTGCAAAAGGCGTAG
- a CDS encoding DUF4013 domain-containing protein has translation MTSLTSPSQVESETVWGTDVLPESTAESTSEPLPGLPQVPPFPVPWRHPLRCVGWILRMTFGVGTLIGLLAIVAAVPVLNLLVLGYFLEAEGRVVRSGRFRDGFPLLGFAPRLGSIAIGFLLFLGPLLFINSVATDARLIDPDGIVANRWTVVLNIASVTVGVHLALALARGGTFGCFVRPLKNLTWLIGRLREHGVRNAWLKADETLANGLRATQPGQMFWLGLRGLIGGLIWLVPPTVVFAAADSHKPATLLITVLGGMLLMLVFGWLPMLQARFAATNEFRTLFRWKETRRLFGNAPLAWMFAIVITYVLALPLYLAKVALPPRDAVWLLTPLFIVGVYPARILTGWAVARAERRETPAWFGWRWLGRLVIGPLLAAYVFLLFFTQYVGAEGRQVLFQHHALLLPSPF, from the coding sequence GTGACATCTCTCACTTCGCCATCGCAGGTCGAATCCGAAACCGTCTGGGGCACCGATGTACTGCCGGAGTCCACAGCGGAATCGACATCGGAGCCACTCCCTGGATTGCCGCAAGTCCCTCCGTTTCCGGTTCCGTGGCGTCATCCCCTGCGTTGTGTCGGTTGGATTCTACGGATGACCTTTGGCGTGGGAACCCTCATCGGATTGCTCGCCATCGTGGCGGCCGTTCCGGTTTTGAATCTGTTGGTCTTAGGGTACTTCCTGGAAGCGGAAGGGCGTGTTGTACGGAGCGGACGGTTTCGGGACGGTTTTCCGCTGCTTGGATTCGCACCCCGGTTGGGAAGCATCGCGATTGGGTTTCTACTCTTTCTGGGACCGTTGCTGTTCATCAATAGTGTTGCCACCGATGCCCGTTTGATCGATCCAGATGGCATCGTCGCAAACCGTTGGACCGTGGTGTTGAACATTGCCAGCGTCACGGTGGGGGTGCATCTCGCATTGGCACTCGCGCGGGGCGGTACGTTTGGATGTTTCGTGCGTCCTTTGAAGAATTTGACGTGGTTGATCGGCCGGCTCCGTGAACACGGGGTTCGCAACGCCTGGTTGAAAGCCGACGAAACGCTTGCCAACGGATTACGCGCGACACAACCGGGCCAGATGTTTTGGCTGGGACTGCGAGGATTGATCGGCGGATTGATTTGGCTTGTGCCGCCAACTGTGGTGTTCGCTGCCGCCGATTCCCATAAACCGGCGACACTGCTGATCACAGTTCTCGGTGGCATGCTGCTGATGCTCGTATTCGGTTGGTTACCGATGTTACAAGCTCGATTTGCGGCGACCAATGAATTTCGCACGTTGTTCCGGTGGAAGGAAACGCGACGACTGTTTGGCAACGCACCACTGGCGTGGATGTTCGCGATTGTCATCACTTATGTGCTCGCGTTGCCGTTGTATTTGGCGAAAGTTGCGTTGCCTCCCCGTGATGCCGTTTGGTTGCTCACGCCGTTGTTTATCGTTGGTGTGTATCCCGCTCGCATTCTCACCGGATGGGCCGTGGCTCGGGCGGAACGTCGCGAAACCCCCGCCTGGTTCGGTTGGCGATGGCTTGGGCGATTGGTCATCGGACCCTTGTTGGCGGCGTATGTGTTTTTGCTCTTCTTCACTCAGTACGTCGGAGCCGAGGGCCGTCAGGTGTTGTTCCAACATCACGCGTTGCTGTTGCCATCGCCGTTTTGA